The Plasmodium vinckei vinckei genome assembly, chromosome: PVVCY_14 genome window below encodes:
- a CDS encoding small heat shock protein, putative: MINRNFQGNPYNWNEIWFNPYFDHLHFHRHVFPGNGYEFGNMMGSMNSHMFNHDFFGAFNPFKARCFGYKCKLPMNDDFSYVQNESTSLIPLNIRDKGKGYEIKMDFPDISKENLRIRLFSNCIEIVSASNKIIEKIDDYTSRYIQEKRESSHIQAVPIPKNVRVKDISANLKDGVLRIYMPKKYLELK, encoded by the coding sequence atgataaacCGGAATTTCCAAGGGAATCCATATAATTGGAACGAAATATGGTTTAACCCTTACTTTGACCATCTGCATTTCCATAGGCATGTATTCCCTGGGAATGGATATGAATTTGGGAATATGATGGGTTCGATGAATAGCCATATGTTTAATCATGATTTCTTTGGAGCATTCAACCCCTTTAAAGCGCGTTGTTTTGGTTATAAGTGTAAACTCCCTATGAATGATGATTTTTCTTATGTGCAAAATGAGTCTACATCGCTGATTCCACTCAATATCCGAGATAAGGGAAAGGGATATGagataaaaatggatttTCCTGATATAAGTAAGGAAAACCTTCGAATACGCTTGTTCAGCAATTGCATAGAAATTGTATCAGCTTCTAACAAGATAATAGAAAAGATAGATGATTATACTTCACGTTATATTCaagaaaaaagagaatCATCTCACATTCAAGCTGTGCCTATCCCCAAAAATGTACGTGTAAAAGATATTAGTGcaaatttaaaagatgGGGTattaagaatatatatgccTAAAAAATATCTGGAACTGAAGTAA
- a CDS encoding transcription factor with AP2 domain(s), putative → MIFRYFHCMVNTHNFQGNKILSKQFLQNDLNTYRKSIVIIKVSNYVTKEVDIKQKEQISSNQFKNIGCHNYTISNNHFIYPKYNSLFINSLANNINNNVGPYYGNIFYKDKMFFSGRSGGLKRKKKRKDERVINTCSAKRLEFFYPKKKRRQRVGLIQNSRKNIVYDNVLKRFLVYYYKQGIQVFRSFSCKKKRNFESARNKAIILSKQYNQKYTRQRNLEKDNSKDHLIINNSTNLVVRHDYDIRKKVKIVPDKNKSGYRGVFYDASHHAYICTYNEAGIRKYQIFKIQNNDYLEAYNLAVMCRRYKLFKNYQFVSQRNRVRSGRIHLK, encoded by the coding sequence atgatttttAGATATTTCCATTGTATGGTTAATACACATAATTTTcaaggaaataaaatattaagcaaacaatttttacaaaatgatCTAAACACATATAGAAAAAGCATAGTCATAATCAAGGTATCAAATTATGTGACAAAAGAAGTggatataaaacaaaaagaacAAATAAGTAGCAATcaattcaaaaatataggTTGTCATAATTATACCATAAGTAataatcattttatttacccgaaatataattcactttttattaatagcCTTGCcaataacataaataataatgtaggCCCATATTATgggaatatattttataaggataaaatgttttttagtGGGCGAAGTGGAGgattaaaaagaaaaaaaaaaagaaaagatgAAAGAGTAATTAATACATGTTCTGCTAAAAGGttagaatttttttatcctaaaaaaaaaagaagacaGCGTGTTGgtttaatacaaaatagcagaaaaaatatagtatatgataatgtattaaaaaGATTTTTGGTTTACTATTACAAACAAGGCATTCAGGTTTTCCGAAGTTTTAgctgtaaaaaaaaaagaaattttgAATCTGCTAGGAATAAAGCTATAATACTATCCAAACAATataatcaaaaatatacaagACAAAGAAATCTCGAAAAAGATAATAGTAAAGACCATTtgataattaataatagtacTAACCTAGTTGTTAGGCATGATTATGATATTcgaaaaaaagtaaaaattgttcctgataaaaacaaaagtgGATATAGAGGAGTTTTTTACGATGCTTCACaccatgcatatatatgcactTATAATGAAGCTGGAATTCGAAAAtatcaaatttttaaaatacaaaataacgATTATCTTGAAGCTTATAACTTAGCAGTCATGTGCCGAAGATACAagctttttaaaaattaccAATTTGTTTCACAAAGGAATAGAGTGCGTAGTGGACGAATACACCTAAAGTGA
- a CDS encoding DNA ligase I, putative, translated as MKLLLLVLLTKMYFCKIKRYMRTEYNYVTPFMKSKLFHNYKNKFNVIILKNIRNSVPNRNDKYLKCLSFPKKMDGDEQCDIKAEETHAKNEEKEPSKRKNTNDDGTKTKKSKGKNENEIKKGSLFNCKVYEDEKISDLASPKFNPANFDISNLCLPEKDKAKHKFKDSLLFTFLTNTFNQIEELKGSGAGSKKNVAIILSNVFRVLIYYSPNDLIPAVYITLNKVAPDYQNVEAGVGEALILKTMSEAYSRTEASIKKDLQQIEDLGIIAESCSCKMRTIFPLPRLTIQSVFNELKSIPTISGSNSQQKKREVIKKLLVSAKTSEAKYIVRFLQQRLRIGVNSATVLQALAYAFVLTRPELPENIIKEGKMMNEKLLNESVAVKGDKDNAKEIKNENNIKLEEKNDADKKGIALDTDQFNDLVKSIKMRNERMSKPNLFYNIGKEGDTRLLPIFKELKNAYCDVNNDSDIFECMEKSVKSALCELPNIEMIIQNLLNGDDMNVLMKKCTVKTGVPVQPMLAKPTKGIQEVLDRFNNVTFTCEYKYDGERAQIHYIDKDNIKIFSRNLETMTEKYPDVIQIVKDQIMPGVTESIIDSEVVAYDIENKKILPFQILTTRKRKDVDIENIKVKICLFPFDLICCNGVPVIKEPLEIRRKLLYSLLKCKEGVLEYATHSEMNNIEDIDIFLQDAIENSCEGLMVKTLLDNASYEPSRRSLNWLKVKKDYIEGLSDSVDLVPIAGYYGKGKRSGVYGAFVLAAYNSETENFQTVCKAGTGFSDEILNALHESLSDKIIPNKKSYYEVSDKLNPDVWFDAQYVWEIKAADLSLSPVHTAAIGVYSDDKGIGLRFPRFLRLRDDKNPEQATTTQQIVEFYEAQFASSKNKNNYNDDSGSE; from the exons ATGAAACTATTATTACTGGTACttttaacaaaaatgtatttttgtaaaataaaaagatacATGAGAActgaatataattatgtaaCACCATTTATGAAAAGCAAATTATTTcacaattataaaaataagtttaatgtgataattttaaagaatattAGAAATAGCGTGCCAAATagaaatgataaatattt AAAATGTTTATCCTTTcctaaaaaaatggatggGGACGAGCAATGTGATATCAAAGCAGAAGAGACTCATgctaaaaatgaagaaaaggAACCATCAAAAAGGAAGAATACAAACGATGATGGTACAAAAACAAAGAAATCAAAAGGAaagaatgaaaatgaaataaaaaagggtTCATTATTTAACTGTAAAGTTTATGaggatgaaaaaataagtgATTTAGCATCACCCAAATTTAATCCTGCTAATTTTGATATAAGTAATTTATGCTTACCTGAAAAGGATAAAGCAAAACACAAGTTTAAAGAttccttattatttacatttctTACAAATACATTTAATCAAATTGAAGAATTAAAAGGTAGTGGGGCAGGAAGCAAGAAAAATGTAGCTATCATTTTGTCGAACGTTTTTCgtgttttaatatattatagcCCTAATGATTTAATTCCGGCagtatatataactttAAATAAAGTGGCACCAGATTACCAAAATGTTGAAGCAGGTGTTGGTGAggcattaatattaaaaacaatGTCAGAAGCATATAGTAGAACTGAAGctagtataaaaaaagatttaCAGCAAATTGAGGATTTAGGAATAATAGCAGAAAGTTGCTCATGTAAAATGAGAACTATATTTCCTTTACCTAGGTTAACTATTCAATCAGtttttaatgaattaaaaagtaTACCAACTATTAGTGGCTCTAATTCTCAAcagaaaaaaagagaagtaataaaaaagttattaGTTAGTGCAAAAACTTCAGAggcaaaatatatagtgcGATTTTTACAACAACGTTTAAGAATTGGTGTAAATAGTGCTACTGTTTTGCAAGCTTTGGCATATGCTTTTGTATTAACGCGCCCTGAACTCCCAGAAAATATCATAAAAGAGGGGAAAATGATGAATGAAAAATTGCTAAATGAGTCAGTAGCGGTTAAAGGTGACAAAGATAATGccaaagaaataaaaaatgaaaataatataaagctggaagagaaaaatgatgcagataaaaaaggaattgCATTAGACACTGATCAATTTAATGATTTAGTAAAATCAATAAAAATGCGTAATGAAAGAATGAGTAAACCCAACTTGTTTTATAACATAGGAAAAGAAGGAGATACTCGTTTATTACctatatttaaagaattaaaaaatgcatattgTGATGTAAATAATGATTCAGATATTTTTGAATGTATGGAAAAATCTGTAAAAAGTGCTTTATGTGAATTACCAAACATTGAAATgattatacaaaatttattaaatggtGATGATATGAATGTgctaatgaaaaaatgtacTGTTAAAACCGGAGTTCCAGTGCAACCTATGTTAGCTAAGCCAACAAAAGGAATACAAGAAGTTTTAGATAGATTTAATAATGTTACATTTACATGTGAATACAAATATGACGGTGAAAGAGCCCAAATTCACTATATTGAtaaagataatataaagATTTTTAGTAGAAATTTAGAAACAATGACAGAGAAATACCCTGATGTTATTCAAATTGTAAAAGATCAAATAATGCCTGGTGTTACTGAATCTATTATTGATAGTGAAGTTGTAGCATATGATATTGAgaataagaaaatattacCGTTTCAAATATTAACAACAAGAAAAAGAAAGGATGTAGATATAGAAAACataaaagtgaaaatatGTTTGTTTCCATTTGATTTAATATGTTGCAATGGGGTACCTGTAATAAAAGAACCATTAGAAATTCGAAGGaagttattatattctttattaaaatgtaaaGAAGGAGTATTAGAATATGCAACACATTCagaaatgaataatattgaagatatagatatatttttacaagaTGCTATTGAAAATAGTTGTGAAGGATTAATGGTTAAAACTTTACTCGACAATGCTTCTTATGAACCATCAAGACGATCATTAAACTGGTTAAAGGTAAAAAAAGATTACATAGAAGGATTATCAGATTCAGTTGATTTAGTGCCTATAGCTGGATATTATggaaaaggaaaaagaaGTGGGGTTTATGGTGCTTTTGTTTTAGCTGCATATAATTCTGAAACAGAAAATTTCCAGACAGTATGTAAAGCAGGTACCGGTTTTAGTGATGAAATTCTTAATGCATTACATGAATCTTTAAGTGATAAAATTATAcctaataaaaaatcatattATGAAGTTTCAGATAAACTAAACCCTGATGTGTGGTTTGATGCTCAATATGTATGGGAAATTAAAGCAGCAGACTTGTCTTTATCGCCTGTCCATACTGCAGCTATCGGAGTATATTCAGATGATAAAGGGATTGGGTTAAGATTCCCAAGGTTTCTTAGATTGAGAGATGATAAAAATCCAGAACAAGCAACAACAACTCAGCAGATTGTCGAATTTTACGAAGCTCAATTTGCTTCgagcaaaaataaaaataattataatgacGATAGTGGAAGTGAATAG
- a CDS encoding CorA-like Mg2+ transporter protein, putative yields MSLGSSKLKSDDEGSKKQYDYGQSYYDNPDELLSSKDVKEDTDNYNLKNTLINRCKKGKENLEVLSKKGTSGMNTTLMNKDIVTLNGENNELKMRLRNSLCPNNINSDQIDTTTSYNNNLNASNIDNNIRRESNLKLEGILNENDYLIQLNKLRRHVIVEIFGGKCFIREYLSTEFLKRVRQCCNLNYVKNKSGLINYRDCKQLLAENNNIASIEARLNAILVSLPPLICVILHSSVFLVIKEDLIRDDLIKSLCNISKKYINIYNMNGNIITKKPFEFCALECVFSSAIEHLNAEMQLLNKEFSDIKLSLKTAKYQDILSNLHNLKEPTSILINKVNSFIKAFREISENNVDLKRMELTKCYFNPNANDDDNKEATNQDLQMLLEYFDQELHQSYNQIKNLHDGMINLEAKIVSDLSLTRNNLIRMDIIISLINSGFGIGTLITGVFGMNLKIHLETNEVAFLYVTGLVIILCLITVIMSFYFFKCIRI; encoded by the exons atgtcTTTGGGATCGTcgaaattaaaaagtgaTGATGAAGGATCgaaaaaacaatatgatTATGGTCAATCATATTATGACAATCCAGATGAGTTATTAAGTAGTAAAGATGTGAAAGAGGATAcagataattataatttaaagaatACATTAATAAATCGTTGTAAAAAAGGGAAAGAAAATTTAGAagtattatcaaaaaaggGAACTTCTGGAATGAATACAACCCTTATGAATAAGGACATAGTTACATTAAATGGTGAAAATAacgaattaaaaatgaggTTAAGAAATTCTTTATGCcctaataatataaattctGACCAAATTGACACAACGAcctcatataataataatttgaatgCTAGCAAcattgataataatattaggAGAGAGTCAAATTTAAAACTAGAAGGaatattaaatgaaaatgattatttaattcaactaaataaattaagaaGACATGTAATAGTTGAGATATTTGGAGGTAAATGTTTTATAAGGGAATATTTATCTAcagaatttttaaaaagagTTAGACAGTGTtgtaatttaaattatgtaaaaaataaaagtggattaataaattatcgTGATTGTAAACAATTATTAGCagagaataataatatcgCAAGTATAGAGGCTCGGTTAAATGCTATATTAGTATCTCTTCCACCATTAATTTGTGTTATTTTACATTCTAGTGTTTTTTTAGTAATTAAAGAAGATTTAATAAGAGatgatttaattaaaaGTTTATGCAATAtatctaaaaaatatattaatatatacaatatgaatggaaatataataacaaaaaaaccTTTTGAGTTTTGTGCATTAGAATGTGTTTTTTCTAGTGCAATAGAGCATTTAAATGCGGAAATGCagttattaaataaagaattttCTGATATTAAACTTTCATTAAAAACAGCAAAATATCAAGACattttatcaaatttacataatttaaaagagCCAACAagcatattaataaataaagtaaattcatttattaaagCTTTTCGTGAAATTTCTGAGAATAATGttgatttaaaaagaaTGGAATTAACTAAATGTTATTTTAATCCTAATGCAAATgatgatgataataaagaagCAACAAATCAAGATCTACAAATGCTGCTGGAATATTTTGATCAAGAGTTGCATCAATCATATAACCAAATAAAGAATTTACATGATGGAATGATTAATTTAGAAGCAAAAATTGTCTCTGATTTATCTCTTACtagaaataatttaatcaGAATggatataattataagcTTAATAAATTCAGGGTTTGGGATAGGAACCTTAATAACAG GAGTTTTTGGTATGAacttaaaaatacatttagAAACAAACGAGGTTGCCTTCCTTTATGTTACAGGATTAGTCATcattttatgtttaataACTGTAATAAtgtctttttattttttcaaatgcATTCGAATTTga
- a CDS encoding NLI interacting factor-like phosphatase, putative yields the protein MKKTQINQTNMRKGEENNILLKLNDNPISKQLKYKITPEYFLLNRKDENDKYYMLKKPNFTENKRHSLNINHTKIILCEKIKNRSNSLNYGNGYSNIERRGNNNISYLMKHNIPLKNCHKNKDEKNCAHLQMMKSENKDQIKNEPNKNFGIFSTLLNKKFIYNDKKNQIFVPKKKKGKRGKEHYKSNFAKTKIVNLLKNSSRKLLGSGEKVNILKFLFLKIKKKNDQIINKNNDLSINLKKNVATDSYSPHKDSSIPLKDKEDKDGGKNGRNSFLKSYNEHKRHSKNKIKMISNLLIDVNTKSCRENYNNAKGRMEFVSKITEKEYDSKKVGSKIREKYFSHKDNKKTEYYEYGLIYDEKHTEMNRIPFTSQTKKKHIKPEDIVSINKIKKNNSKNNIENNDNSNYSRGLLEYCLLGINIKRDDFLNKSKRNLSEMISIKRNNNYINSYGDNKGKSWEFVKKERPRKSDNSHIGSKNDHKDFVYHGNIILKKIPKLKNDVKNVHPNEECNTQSHKKYNRKNELKLFKYKMNKEKINKPAKIYKTDELHENIDNNKRRTNFIDEENDKKWNYFSWLGEEKKDSISRRRSNNYIDALDYKRDGEKLKYYNKKDALDNSIKSKCESYSDSNFTYQTKVRKQRKDVFEYIYEKNKNRSENKKGLNKNGTQSEKVKKKPIYPISLSINKCLEGAIRTKSNATKDVNKKYFFEKNKMKTQNFINKDELFDTCIKNEEKKSGKDIMKNDNFVKTHNLIRPYKLLNINIKDKTENDIRKDEIIIPEYYILPNTREIQNEKSNEKMKNKSLYEKNIESEYYNKNRDNIITHLKRNNSSDKVKNESKNISIIEKGKHNGLKCSDKMPDLLNGLSNENKLIIKINSNDINSSRYNTSKDDKNLIYDDHTSSTNLEFNIKNLITSVSKEECDDSDDYKHDKRSKNYFKTDSTTIMDKCKENGKNTNKRDRRKKISFYFMKFRYFRYLFLEYKKKHNNVVPINEHRPSKSFRKKQKKFKKISLFNLYERRKILQTCTNSNCMDINKERCDLDEFLLGEQKGKDKGRKTVVLDLDETLIHSSLRNDKGNSFRINIELGNEKCFIYVNKRPGVDYFFQEISKYYEIVIFTASMSKYANAVIDKLDVNRVCSYRLFRESCTLWNNNYVKDIRLLGRDLKNVIIIDNSTYVQKFCADNCFLIKSWFDDPKDTELYKLIPFLKGISNKVSIIKELKAYKKLEKKKKNAIKNIKNKL from the exons atGAAAAAAACTCAAATTAACCAGACCAATATGCGAAAGggagaagaaaataatattttattaaaattaaacgACAATCCAATTTCAAAACagttaaaatataaaataactcctgaatattttttgttaaatagaaaagatgaaaatgataaatattatatgttaaaaaaacCAAATTTCactgaaaataaaagacaCTCACTGAATATTAATCACACAAAAATCATATTGTGCGagaagataaaaaatagatcCAATTCTTTAAATTATGGAAATGGTTATAGTAATATTGAAAGACGGGGTAACAACAATATATCCTATTTAATGAAGCACAATAttcctttaaaaaattgtcacaaaaataaagacgaaaaaaattgtgCTCATCTACAAATGATGaaaagtgaaaataaagaccaaataaaaaatgagcccaataaaaattttggtATTTTCTCTactttattaaataaaaaatttatttataatgataaaaaaaatcaaatttttgttccaaaaaagaaaaaaggaaaGAGGGGAAAGGAGCATTATAAAAGTAATTTTGCAAAAACAAAGATTGTAAACTTATTGAAAAATTCTTCAAGAAAACTTCTTGGATCTGGTGAAAAGGTGAATATTctgaaatttttatttttgaaaataaaaaaaaaaaatgatcaaattataaataaaaataatgatttatcaattaatttaaaaaaaaatgtcgCAACTGATTCTTATTCCCCACATAAGGACAGTTCTATTCCTTTGAAAGATAAAGAAGATAAGGATGGCGGAAAAAATGGACggaattcatttttaaaaagttataatGAGCACAAACGACATTCAAAGAataagataaaaatgatttccAATTTGTTAATAGATGTTAATACAAAAAGTTGTAgagaaaattataacaatGCAAAGGGAAGGATGGAATTCGTTTCAAAAATAACTGAAAAGGAATATGACAGTAAAAAAGTAGGTTCTAAAATTagggaaaaatatttttcacataaagataataaaaagacaGAATATTATGAGTATGGCCTGatatatgatgaaaaacATACAGAAATGAATAGAATACCTTTTACCAgtcaaacaaaaaaaaagcatatTAAACCAGAAGACATTGTAagcattaataaaataaaaaagaataattcaaaaaataatattgaaaataatgataattcaaattataGTCGTGGTTTATTGGAATATTGCTTATTAggcattaatattaaaagagatgattttttgaataaaagtaaaagaAATTTATCTGAAATGATAtcaattaaaagaaataacaattatataaattcataTGGTGATAATAAGGGAAAAAGTTGGGAATTTGTTAAAAAAGAGAGACCTAGAAAAAGTGATAATAGTCATATAGGTAGCAAAAATGACCACAAAGATTTTGTATATCatggaaatataattttaaaaaaaatcccaaaattaaaaaatgatgtgAAAAATGTGCACCCCAATGAAGAATGTAACACACAATcccataaaaaatataatagaaaaaacgaattaaaactttttaagtacaaaatgaataaagaaaaaataaataaaccggctaaaatatataaaacggATGAATTACATGAAAATATAGACAATAACAAGAGACgtacaaattttatagatgaagaaaatgacaaaaaatggaattaCTTCAGCTGGTTAGGAGAGGAGAAAAAAGATAGCATAAGTCGTAGAAGATCTAATAATTATATCGATGCTTTAGATTATAAAAGAGACGGTGAAAAACTGAAAtattacaataaaaaagatgCATTAGATAATAGCATAAAGAGCAAATGTGAATCTTATTCAGATTCCAATTTTACATATCAAACCAAAGTAAGGAAACAGAGAAAAGATgtatttgaatatatatatgaaaaaaacaaaaacagaagtgaaaacaaaaaaggtttaaataaaaatggaactCAATCAGAAAaggttaaaaaaaaacctaTATACCCCATTAGTTTAagcataaataaatgtcTTGAAGGTGCTATAAGAACAAAAAGCAATGCAACAAAAGATgtgaacaaaaaatatttttttgaaaaaaacaaaatgaaaacacaaaattttataaacaaagaTGAACTATTTGATAcgtgtataaaaaatgaagaaaaaaagagcGGCAAAGACATAATGAAAAACgataattttgtaaaaaccCATAATTTAATTAGGCCATATAAACTgctaaatataaatattaaagacAAAactgaaaatgatatacgAAAAGacgaaataataataccagaatattacatattaCCAAATACAAGGgaaatacaaaatgaaaaatccaatgaaaagatgaaaaataaatcgctatatgaaaaaaatatagaaagtgaatattataacaaaaaCAGAGATAACATTATAACGCATCTCAAAAGAAACAACTCGAGTGATAAGGTGAAAAAtgaatcaaaaaatatcagTATAATAGAAAAGGGGAAGCATAACGGTTTAAAATGTTCTGATAAAATGCCtgatttattaaatggattaagtaatgaaaataagttaattattaaaataaatagcaATGACATTAACTCAAGTAGATATAATACTTCAAaagatgataaaaatttgatttATGATGATCATACATCATCCACGAATTTGGAATTTAACATTAAGAATCTGATTACTAGTGTTTCTAAAGAGGAATGTGATGATAGTGATGATTATAAGCATGATAAAAGAAGCAAGAACTACTTCAAAACAGATAGTACAACAATTATGGATAAATGCAAAGagaatggaaaaaatacaaataaaagggatagaagaaaaaaaatttcgttttattttatgaaatttagatattttcgatatttatttttggaatataaaaaaaagcataATAATGTGGTTCCTATTAACGAGCATAGACCAAGCAAAagttttagaaaaaaacaaaaaaagtttaaaaaaattagtcTATTCAACTTATATGAAAGGAGAAAGATATTGCAAACTTGTACGAATAGTAATTGTatggatataaataagGAACGTTGTGATTTAgatgaatttttattggGTGAACAAAAGGGAAAAGATAAA GGAAGAAAAACTGTTGTTCTCGATTTAGACGAGACACTTATTCACAGTAGTCTACGAAATGACAAAGGAAATTCTTTTAGAATTAAT aTTGAACTTGGTAACGAAAAGTGCTTCATTTACGTGAATAAAAGACCAG gTGTAGACTATTTCTTTCAAGAGATATCGAAGTATTACGAGATAGTAATTTTTACGGCGAGTATGTCAAAG tATGCAAATGCAGTTATTGATAAATTAGATGTCAATAGAGTTTGCTCTTATCGATTATTTAGAGAATCTTGCACACTTTG GAATAATAACTATGTAAAGGATATACGGTTGCTTGGGAGGGATTTAAAGAATGTTATTATCATTGAT AATTCCACATATGTTCAAAAATTTTGCGCAGATAATTGTTTCTTAATAAAAAGCtg GTTTGATGATCCCAAGGATACAGAGttatacaaattaataCCCTTTCTAAAAGGAATATCAAACAAG GTATCAATTATAAAAGAATTGAaggcatataaaaaattggaaaagaaaaaaaaaaatgctattaaaaatattaaaaataaattatag
- a CDS encoding cyclin, putative has translation MINDIILINKENIKTPSEKKNVPKIDEIKLRIYGCQLLQEAGIILKRKAVTIATSQVLFHRFYFRKSLTDFDVKIIAPSSLYLACKLEENFCSVYKIINTFYFLYKYEELKSKHYYFDVKNIKIDHFKIDVESQEYKDMKVEIFTYELLILKDIGFLIHKINQHPHSFLLPYIHTLFNNLNQFDNEMTKKLAQISWGFLNDSMRTTLCCEYQPRCIAVASIFLAAYKLNIPLVKETNWFKLFDVDYDDIKKICIRILQLYKIGRCHYINILTKEK, from the exons ATGattaatgatataattctaattaataaagaaaatattaaaactcctagtgaaaaaaaaaatgttccAAAAATTGATGAGATCAAATTAAGAATATATGGGTGCCAGTTGCTACAAGAAGCtggaattattttaaaacgtAAGGCTGTTACAATTGCAACAAGCCAAGTTTTGTTTCAccgtttttattttagaaAATCATTAACTGATTTTGATGTAAAG ATTATTGCGCCTTCCTCATTATATTTGGCCTGTAAGTTAGAAGAAAACTTTTGCAGtgtttacaaaattatcaatactttttattttttatataaatatgaagaattaaaaagtaagcattattattttgatgtGAAAAACATCAAGATAGACCATTTTAAAATCGACGTCGAATCACAG gAATATAAAGACATGAAAGTTgaaatttttacatatgaacttttgatattaaaagatataggatttttaattcataaaataaaccaACACCCACACTCATTTCTTTTACCTTATATTCATACGCTTTTTAATAACTTAAACCAATTTGATAATGAGATGACAAAGAAGTTAGCACAAATATCATGGggatttttaaatgatag cATGAGAACAACTTTGTGTTGCGAGTATCAACCACGCTGCATTGCAGTAGCTAGCATATTTTTGGCAGCTTATAAACTAAATATACCATTAGTCAAG GAAACTAATTGGTTCAAGCTTTTTGATGTAGATTATGatgacataaaaaaaatatgcattcGAATCTTacaattatacaaaatag GACGATgtcattatataaatattttaacaaaGGAAAAATAG
- a CDS encoding DNA-directed RNA polymerase II subunit RPB11, putative has product MSVPTLSNKPENVDLLVLPHGEEKVKCQISDKGDCNIFTIKLEDHTIGNLIKQSLCQDPKVTFAAYRQPHPLQNAIEITIRPKGYAGVKLLSDNVHSILNQVSTLRETFANRVQKYKEKNAYHGDR; this is encoded by the exons ATGTCTGTACCAACATTATCCAATAAACCAGAAAACGTTGATTTGCTTGTTCTACCTCACGGAGAAGAAAA aGTTAAATGCCAAATATCAGATAAAGGAGACTGCAACATATTTACAATTAAATTAGAGGATCATACAATAggaaatttaataaaaca ATCCCTTTGCCAAGATCCTAAAGTTACATTCGCCGCATATAGACAACCTCACCCTTTGCAAAATGCAATTGAAATAACTATAAGACCGAAAGGATACGCTGGTGTAAAATTACTTTCAGATAATGTTCACAGCATATTAAATCAAGTGTCCACTTTACGGGAGACATTTGca AATAGGGTTCAGAAAtataaggaaaaaaatgcatatcaTGGGGATCGCTAa